CTTGCATAGACGACGTGGGGAGGCTGAGGGAGGTTTTCGAGAGGCACGGCGTGGTTTACGCCGTCGTCTTCGGCTCCGTGGCCAAGAAGGGGTGCGGCCGCGATCTTGACCTAGCCGTCAAGTTCACGAGGCCGGTAGGTCTGTGGGATCTCGCGGGCTTCGCGGCCGACGTGGCGGAGGCCCTGGGCCTCGACTACGGACAAGTAGACGTGGTGGACATAGACACGGCGCCCCCCGGCGTCCTCCTATCT
The sequence above is drawn from the Pyrobaculum ferrireducens genome and encodes:
- a CDS encoding nucleotidyltransferase family protein, with the translated sequence MRRYYQLDEARELEAFREIASTMPQIVEALEAKLPGDPCIDDVGRLREVFERHGVVYAVVFGSVAKKGCGRDLDLAVKFTRPVGLWDLAGFAADVAEALGLDYGQVDVVDIDTAPPGVLLSILEGVPVYNEERAREDLARRYIELLDVGEAWHAAQQRLARRRGRA